One window of Haemorhous mexicanus isolate bHaeMex1 chromosome 16, bHaeMex1.pri, whole genome shotgun sequence genomic DNA carries:
- the LOC132334972 gene encoding olfactory receptor 14I1-like translates to MSNSSSISHFLLLALADTRQLQLLHFCLLLAISLAALLGNGLIISAVACGHHLHTPMFFFLLNLALSDLGSICTTVPKAMHNSLWDTRTISYTGCAAQLFFFAFFISAEFSLLTIMCYDRYVSICKPLHHGTLLGSRACAHMAAAAWASAFLYSLLHTANTFSLPLCHGNVLGQFFCEIPQILKLSCSKSSLRELGLITVSVCLGLGCFVFIVFSYVQIFRAVLRIPSEQGRHKAFSTCLPHLAVVSLFVSIGTFAQLKPPSISSQSLDLALSVLYSVVPPALNPLIYSLRNQELKAAVWRLMTGHIIKSNQCPNTALSPRPCH, encoded by the exons atgtccaacagcagctccatcagccacttcctcctgctggcattggcagacacgcggcagctgcagctcctgcacttctgcctcttgctggccatctccctggctgccctcctgggcaacggcctcatcatcagcgccgtagcctgcggccaccacctgcacacgcccatgttcttcttcctgctcaacctggccctctctgacctgggctccatctgcaccactgtccccaaagccatgcacaattccctctgggacaccaggaccatctcctacacaggatgtgctgcacagctctttttttttgcctttttcatcTCAGCAGaattttccctcctgaccatcatgtgctacgaccgctacgtgtccatctgcaaacccctgcaccacgggaccctcctgggcagcagagcttgtgcccacatggcagcagctgcctgggccagtgcctttctctattcactgctgcacacagccaatacattttccctgcccttgtgccatggcaatgtcctgggccagttcttctgtgaaatcccacagatcctcaagctctcctgctccaaatcctCTCTCCGGGAACTTGGGCTCATCACAGTTAGTGTCTGTTTAGGActtggttgttttgtgttcattgttttctcctatgtgcagatcttcagggctgtgctgaggatcccctctgagcagggacggcacaaagccttttccacctgcctccctcacctggctgtggtctCCCTGTTTGTCAGCATTGGCACATTTGCTCaattgaagcccccctccatctcctcccagtccctggatctggccctgtcagttctgtactcggtggtgcctccagccctgaaccccctcatctacagcctgaggaaccaggagctcaaggctgcagtgtggagactGATGACTGGACAC ataATCAAGTCCAACCAATGCCCCAATACTGCCTTGTCACCCAGACCATGCCACTAA